From Triticum aestivum cultivar Chinese Spring chromosome 4A, IWGSC CS RefSeq v2.1, whole genome shotgun sequence, a single genomic window includes:
- the LOC123088563 gene encoding scarecrow-like protein 22 — MITTMSSSCSGLGGGGAAANSKRKSPEPTSVLYNRSPSPPTSSSAHSSEPPPISAEDWDAVLLSSGGCDHAMAAAAHGTREDSSFLRWIMDAGYADGDGDAFGFKGPAPFDPPSFLTPPPLHPPPEEAAFSLPQLPPQLSVPAQPQPQQGQVHFPVSSAAAGAVREGDLEPQAAVDELLEAARRADAGDPAGAREILARLNHRLPSPPAPPGHPPLLRAAALLRDALLHRLLPPAAGAGAGSVLSPLDVALKLAAHKALADASPTVQFAGFTATQAFLDALGAGARRVHVVDLDVGFGGHWPPLMQELAHHWRRTAAPSTPPPSLKVTALVSPGSRHPLELHLTQESLARFAAELGIPFEFAAVAFDPSSASPPPGLSAAPDDAVAVHITVGTETSGPTPASLRVVRQLRPAVVVCVDHGCDRADLPLPSHALNVLRSCAALVESLDTPGASLDVAAKVEQFILRPRAERLVAGAGGEKLPPWRSTFASAGLAPLQLSNAAEAQAECLLRRTANHGFHVEKHQSALALWWQRSELVSVSAWRC, encoded by the coding sequence ATGATcaccaccatgtcctcctcctgcagcggcctgggcggcggcggcgcggcggccaacTCGAAGCGCAAGTCGCCTGAGCCGACGTCGGTGCTGTACAACCGGAGCCCCAGCCCGCCCACCTCCTCGTCCGCGCACTCCTCGGAGCCGCCGCCCATCAGCGCCGAGGACTGGGACGCCGTGCTGCTCTCCTCCGGCGGCTGCGAccacgccatggccgccgccgcgcaCGGCACCCGGGAGGACAGCTCCTTTCTGAGGTGGATCATGGACGCCGGGTACGCCGACGGCGACGGGGACGCCTTCGGCTTCAAGGGCCCCGCCCCCTTCGACCCCCCCTCCTTCCTGACCCCGCCGCCCCTCCACCCGCCGCCGGAGGAGGCCGCCTTCTCGCTCCCGCAGCTCCCGCCGCAGCTCTCCGTCCCGGCGCAACCGCAGCCGCAGCAGGGGCAGGTCCATTTCCCCGTCTCCTCCGCCGCAGCGGGCGCCGTCCGAGAAGGAGATCTCGAGCCCCAGGCGGCGGTGGACGAGCTGCTGGAGGCGGCGCGGCGCGCCGACGCCGGGGACCCCGCTGGCGCGCGCGAGATATTGGCGCGGCTCAATCACCGGCTCCCCTCGCCGCCCGCCCCGCCGGGCCACCCTCCCCTGCTCCGCGCCGCCGCGCTGCTCCGGGACGCGCTCCTGCACCGCCTCCTCCCGcccgcggccggcgccggcgcaggcTCCGTCCTCTCGCCGCTCGACGTCGCGCTCAAGCTCGCCGCGCACAAGGCGCTGGCGGACGCGTCGCCCACCGTCCAGTTCGCCGGGTTCACGGCCACGCAGGCCTTCCTCGACGCGCTGGGCGCCGGCGCGCGCCGCGTGCACGTCGTGGACCTGGACGTCGGCTTCGGGGGCCACTGGCCGCCGCTCATGCAGGAGCTCGCGCACCACTGGCGCCGCACGGCCGCGCCGTCGACGCCGCCGCCGAGCCTGAAGGTGACGGCATTGGTGTCGCCGGGGTCGAGGCACCCGCTGGAGCTCCACCTCACGCAGGAGAGCCTGGCGCGCTTCGCCGCGGAGCTGGGCATCCCGTTCGAGTTCGCCGCCGTCGCCTTCGACCCctccagcgcctcgccgccgccgggcctGTCCGCGGCGCCCGACGACGCCGTCGCCGTGCACATCACGGTCGGCACCGAAACCTCCGGGCCGACACCAGCCTCCCTCCGCGTCGTGAGGCAGCTCCGCCCCGCCGTCGTCGTGTGCGTGGACCACGGCTGCGACCGCGCCGACCTGCCGCTCCCGAGCCACGCGCTGAACGTGCTCCGCTCCTGCGCCGCGCTGGTCGAGTCGCTGGACACGCCCGGCGCGTCGCTGGACGTGGCGGCCAAGGTGGAGCAGTTCATCCTGCGGCCGAGGGCGGAGCGCCTGGTCGCcggggccggcggcgagaagctgcCCCCATGGCGGTCCACGTTCGCGTCCGCCGGGCTCGCGCCGCTGCAGCTCAGCAATGCGGCGGAGGCGCAGGCCGAGTGCCTGCTCCGGCGCACGGCCAACCATGGCTTCCACGTCGAGAAGCACCAATCAGCGCTGGCGCTCTGGTGGCAGCGGTCGGAGCTCGTGTCAGTGTCGGCATGGCGGTGCTGA
- the LOC123088564 gene encoding 50S ribosomal protein L9 has protein sequence MAAARAALLRRPGLGAAAATNPVLFSGHGLRYRKLEVILTTTIDKLGKAGETVKVAPGHFRNYLMPKMLAVPNIDKFAILMREQTKLYKREEEVVVKEVSKEEDDALQAEEKLKQCQAAAKRLDNALLVFRRFISEGIELRTPVTKDEIVSEVARQLNVNIYPDNLHLVSPLSSLGEFEVPLRLPRDIPRPEGKLQWTLKVKIRRP, from the exons ATGGCCGCagcccgcgccgccctcctccgccgccccggcctcggcgccgccgccgccaccaaccccGTCCTCTTCTCCGGCCACGGCCTCCGCTACCGCAAGCTCGAGGTCATCCTCACCACG ACGATCGACAAGCTGGGGAAGGCGGGGGAGACGGTGAAGGTGGCGCCGGGGCACTTCCGCAACTACCTCATGCCCAAGATGCTTGCCGTCCCCAACATCGACAAGTTCGCCATACTCATGCGCGAGCAGACCAAG CTTTACAAgcgcgaggaggaggtggttgtcAAAGAAGTCTCAAAGGAGGAGGATGATGCTCTG CAAGCGGAAGAGAAACTGAAGCAGTGTCAAGCGGCAGCAAAACGGCTCGATAATGCTCTCTTG GTGTTCAGGCGGTTCATCTCGGAAGGGATCGAGTTGCGCACTCCAGTAACAAAGGATGAAATTGTTTCCGAG GTGGCGAGGCAGCTCAATGTCAACATTTACCCAGACAATTTGCACCTGGTGTCCCCATTGTCATCCCTCGGAGAATTCGAGGTGCCACTTCGCTTACCGAGGGATATACCACGCCCAGAAGGCAAGCTACAATGGACTCTCAAGGTCAAGATCAGGAGACCCTAA